The Dokdonella koreensis DS-123 genome has a segment encoding these proteins:
- a CDS encoding GtrA family protein, producing MASPEPSRTRRERSAAARVLLLFAVGGVIGFLIDATIVQVLVKWAGWNPYLTRLLSFLVAATGTWLFNRTYTFSADRRYGVFGEWARYLLAMSGGFAVNYGLYSLLVFHYAGIRAQPVIAVAAGSLAGMVVNFVSSRFWIFRKRSETAEQSPLD from the coding sequence ATGGCATCGCCTGAGCCGTCACGCACACGCAGGGAGCGCAGTGCGGCGGCGCGCGTGCTGCTGCTGTTCGCCGTCGGTGGCGTGATCGGCTTCCTGATCGATGCGACGATCGTCCAGGTACTGGTCAAGTGGGCCGGCTGGAACCCCTACCTGACGCGCCTGCTGTCGTTCCTGGTCGCCGCCACCGGCACCTGGCTGTTCAACCGGACCTACACCTTCAGCGCGGACCGCCGCTACGGCGTGTTCGGCGAATGGGCGCGCTACCTGCTGGCGATGAGCGGCGGCTTCGCGGTCAACTACGGCCTGTATTCGCTGCTGGTGTTCCACTACGCCGGCATCCGCGCGCAGCCGGTGATCGCGGTCGCCGCCGGCTCGCTGGCCGGCATGGTCGTCAATTTCGTCTCGTCGCGGTTCTGGATCTTCCGCAAGCGCAGCGAAACGGCCGAGCAGTCGCCGCTCGACTAG
- the mtnA gene encoding S-methyl-5-thioribose-1-phosphate isomerase yields the protein MTRTDLHDSIRAVLWQGDHLRLLDQRRLPFEETAIDCRSAAEVAAAITDLVVRGAPAIGIAAAWGVVLAARADPATLPAALEQLRAARPTAVNLMWALDRMKRAIAAGADAAALAVEAQAIQDEDLAANRRMGELGAAQLGPAPVGVLTHCNTGSLATAGFGTALGVIRAGYAAGRIDRVYAGETRPWLQGARLTMWELARDGIPATLIADSAAAHLMKSGAVQWVIVGADRIAANGDTANKIGTYQLAIAARHHGVRFMVVAPSSTVDMTAASGAAIEIELRAATELLGYGGQRTVVDGAQAWNPVFDVTPAELIDVIVTERGVIERPAQTGLALQFGPPA from the coding sequence ATGACCCGCACCGATCTCCACGACTCCATCCGCGCCGTGCTCTGGCAGGGCGACCACCTGCGCCTGCTCGACCAGCGCCGCCTGCCGTTCGAGGAAACCGCCATCGACTGCCGCAGCGCCGCCGAGGTAGCCGCCGCGATCACCGACCTGGTGGTGCGCGGGGCCCCGGCGATCGGCATTGCCGCGGCCTGGGGCGTGGTGCTCGCCGCCCGCGCGGATCCGGCGACGCTGCCGGCAGCGCTGGAACAGCTGCGCGCGGCGCGGCCGACCGCGGTCAACCTGATGTGGGCGCTGGACCGCATGAAGCGCGCGATCGCCGCCGGGGCGGATGCCGCGGCGCTCGCCGTCGAAGCGCAGGCGATCCAGGACGAAGACCTCGCCGCCAACCGCCGCATGGGCGAATTGGGCGCCGCCCAGCTCGGCCCCGCGCCGGTCGGCGTGCTGACCCATTGCAATACCGGCTCGCTGGCCACCGCCGGCTTCGGCACCGCCCTGGGCGTGATCCGGGCCGGCTACGCCGCCGGCCGCATCGACCGCGTCTACGCCGGCGAGACGCGCCCGTGGCTGCAGGGCGCGCGGCTGACGATGTGGGAGCTGGCGCGCGACGGCATCCCGGCCACGCTGATCGCCGACTCGGCCGCCGCACACCTGATGAAGTCCGGCGCGGTGCAGTGGGTGATCGTCGGCGCCGACCGCATCGCCGCCAACGGCGACACCGCCAACAAGATCGGCACCTACCAGCTGGCGATCGCGGCACGCCACCACGGCGTGCGCTTCATGGTCGTGGCACCCTCCTCCACCGTCGACATGACGGCCGCCTCCGGCGCTGCGATCGAGATCGAGCTGCGCGCCGCCACCGAACTGCTCGGCTACGGCGGCCAGCGCACGGTCGTCGACGGCGCACAGGCCTGGAACCCGGTGTTCGACGTCACGCCGGCCGAGCTGATCGACGTCATCGTCACCGAACGCGGCGTGATCGAGCGACCGGCGCAGACCGGCCTGGCGCTCCAGTTCGGACCGCCCGCCTGA
- a CDS encoding rhodanese-like domain-containing protein: MTMILGGTAAAGAAERTITAEALAERLQGAQPPTVLDVRGADEYAAGHLPGAVLIPHDQVPGRLAELGPAREIVLYCRSGRRARLAGEALEGAGFEVVYLDGDYPGWAAGGRAVATGAAAGSGQD, from the coding sequence ATGACGATGATCCTGGGCGGCACGGCGGCGGCAGGCGCGGCGGAGCGGACGATCACCGCGGAGGCGCTGGCCGAGCGGCTGCAGGGCGCCCAGCCGCCGACCGTGCTCGACGTGCGTGGCGCCGACGAATACGCCGCCGGGCACCTGCCCGGCGCGGTGCTGATCCCGCACGACCAGGTGCCCGGACGCCTGGCCGAGCTCGGTCCGGCGCGTGAGATCGTCCTGTATTGCCGCAGCGGGCGGCGCGCCCGGCTGGCCGGCGAGGCGCTGGAAGGCGCCGGCTTCGAGGTGGTCTATCTCGACGGCGACTATCCGGGCTGGGCGGCCGGCGGGCGAGCGGTCGCGACCGGCGCAGCCGCGGGATCGGGCCAGGACTGA
- the rpiA gene encoding ribose-5-phosphate isomerase RpiA: MAQNEGKRLAGRAALRYVEDGMVVGVGTGSTVAYFIEALAERRDTIEGAVSSSEQSSRLLRERGIPVLDLNATGELALYVDGADECDPHKRLIKGGGGALTREKIIAAASQRFVCIIDPAKRVDVLGRFPLPVEVIPMARSHVARAIAARGGQPVWRDGVVTDNGNWILDVHNWSITDPVALESELNQIAGVVCVGLFARRPADVVLIGDREMA; the protein is encoded by the coding sequence ATGGCACAGAACGAAGGCAAGCGCCTGGCCGGACGCGCGGCGCTGCGCTACGTCGAGGACGGCATGGTCGTGGGCGTCGGCACCGGCTCGACGGTCGCCTATTTCATCGAGGCCCTGGCCGAACGCCGCGACACGATCGAGGGCGCGGTGTCGAGCTCGGAGCAGTCCAGCCGGCTGCTGCGCGAGCGCGGCATCCCGGTCCTGGACCTCAACGCCACCGGCGAGCTGGCGCTGTACGTGGACGGCGCCGACGAGTGCGATCCGCACAAGCGCCTGATCAAGGGCGGCGGCGGCGCGCTGACGCGCGAGAAGATCATCGCGGCCGCCTCGCAGCGCTTCGTGTGCATCATCGATCCGGCCAAGCGGGTGGACGTGCTCGGCCGCTTCCCGCTGCCGGTCGAGGTGATCCCGATGGCACGCAGCCACGTCGCCCGCGCGATCGCCGCGCGCGGCGGCCAGCCGGTCTGGCGCGACGGCGTCGTCACCGACAACGGCAACTGGATCCTGGACGTGCACAACTGGTCGATCACCGATCCGGTCGCGCTGGAAAGCGAGCTCAACCAGATCGCCGGCGTGGTCTGCGTCGGCCTGTTCGCGCGCCGGCCGGCCGATGTCGTGCTGATCGGCGATCGCGAGATGGCCTAG
- a CDS encoding EVE domain-containing protein, protein MSRHWLMKSEPEEFSIDDLERVGTEPWSGVRNYQARNYMRDGMRIGDGILFYHSNCAEPGIVGLAEVRSEAYPDPSQFQRRSDYYDPASTPEAPRWLLVDVGFRRKLARTITLAELKDRDELGDFALTRRGNRLSVLPVTRTQWDFILALEKPRRGR, encoded by the coding sequence ATGAGCCGCCATTGGCTGATGAAGTCAGAGCCCGAGGAATTCTCCATCGACGACCTGGAGCGGGTCGGCACCGAGCCGTGGAGCGGCGTGCGCAACTACCAGGCGCGCAACTACATGCGCGACGGCATGCGCATCGGCGACGGCATCCTGTTCTACCACTCCAACTGCGCCGAGCCGGGCATCGTCGGCCTGGCCGAGGTCCGCAGCGAGGCATACCCGGACCCGAGCCAGTTCCAGCGCCGCAGCGACTACTACGACCCGGCCAGCACGCCGGAAGCGCCGCGCTGGCTGCTGGTCGACGTCGGCTTCCGGCGCAAGCTCGCGCGCACGATCACGCTGGCCGAGCTGAAGGACCGCGACGAGCTGGGCGACTTCGCGCTGACACGCCGCGGCAACCGCCTGTCGGTGCTGCCGGTGACGCGCACGCAATGGGACTTCATACTCGCGCTCGAAAAACCGCGGAGGGGACGCTGA